A section of the Paenibacillus yonginensis genome encodes:
- a CDS encoding helix-turn-helix domain-containing protein, with the protein MHSIYERIDLLIRMKKMTKKNFCEELGISTGNLGDWKRGKSTPSTNKLIEIAAFFDVSLDWLMLGKGTLNSAVKEQAESYRHYYSRLDEDGRTAQLTPEEEAFIREYIAFTQYRKQRNRSLGDTES; encoded by the coding sequence ATGCATTCCATTTATGAGCGGATTGACCTGTTGATCCGGATGAAGAAAATGACTAAAAAGAATTTTTGCGAAGAACTCGGAATCAGCACGGGGAACCTGGGGGACTGGAAACGGGGAAAATCGACGCCGAGTACAAATAAACTGATTGAGATCGCCGCTTTTTTTGATGTCAGTCTGGATTGGCTGATGCTGGGCAAAGGGACGCTCAATTCGGCTGTGAAAGAGCAGGCGGAGTCTTACCGCCATTATTATTCCCGGCTGGATGAAGATGGGCGAACGGCACAGCTGACACCTGAGGAAGAAGCTTTTATCCGCGAATATATAGCGTTCACCCAATATAGAAAGCAGCGCAACCGATCGTTGGGGGACACGGAATCGTAA
- a CDS encoding PAS domain-containing protein encodes MDNYLQWTNVVRSLRYGLVITNMEGNIVDYNEGWVQIALQNNVPSDFDWHGVNLIQMAECRSDFGDHLAKYCLSKLDELLQGADSFEPVQFHHHTITGPQWLMLEIAPLLDQTRRPQGLVISLHDISALHTETVASLASDGSVDSSISQLLPMCAVCKRIRDNQDHWHSLESYLKTHLHIEFTHDICTECMGHLYPQYAAILEKKQREQDL; translated from the coding sequence GTGGACAATTATTTGCAATGGACAAACGTGGTCCGTTCCCTGCGATATGGTTTAGTGATCACAAATATGGAAGGTAATATCGTCGATTATAATGAAGGCTGGGTTCAGATCGCGCTGCAAAACAACGTTCCCTCCGATTTTGACTGGCATGGGGTCAATCTGATTCAAATGGCCGAATGCAGAAGCGACTTCGGCGATCATCTGGCCAAGTATTGCCTCTCCAAGCTAGACGAGTTGCTCCAGGGTGCGGATTCCTTTGAACCGGTCCAATTTCATCATCACACTATAACTGGGCCGCAATGGCTGATGCTTGAAATCGCACCTTTGCTGGATCAGACCCGGAGACCGCAGGGGCTGGTAATCAGTCTTCACGATATATCGGCTCTCCATACCGAAACGGTAGCTTCCCTCGCCTCTGACGGTTCGGTCGATTCCTCCATTAGCCAGCTTCTGCCGATGTGCGCCGTCTGCAAAAGAATCCGGGACAACCAGGATCACTGGCACTCCCTCGAAAGTTATTTGAAAACTCATCTGCATATTGAGTTCACGCATGATATATGTACGGAATGCATGGGACATTTGTATCCTCAATATGCTGCCATCCTGGAGAAGAAGCAGCGAGAACAAGATCTATAA
- a CDS encoding Cof-type HAD-IIB family hydrolase, with translation MKMIAVDLDGTLLNSNSQVSAENAEAIREAQNQGVLVTIATGRAFYDVKHICSKAGIRTPVIGANGATLHDVSGQPIHSIPINRNKAMEVLAWLETNQYYYEAMTDRGIYSPQNGHELMSIEMDRVLSSNPDATLQSLLHALEKQYEQYGLVRISSCRHIPEEAEIYNILGFSFHEEKLEIGRQRYIQDQELTMVVSADHNFEVEHPLASKGNALMQMAERHQIPLNEVMAIGDSYNDISMFKVAGRSVAMGNAHQQIKDVCHMVTLSNQQNGVAHAIRQVLGHSLNV, from the coding sequence ATCAAAATGATTGCCGTGGATTTGGACGGAACCTTATTGAACTCGAACAGTCAGGTCAGCGCAGAGAATGCGGAAGCCATTCGGGAAGCTCAAAATCAAGGTGTACTGGTTACAATCGCTACAGGCCGAGCTTTCTATGATGTGAAGCACATTTGCAGCAAAGCCGGCATCCGGACTCCGGTCATCGGGGCAAACGGCGCCACTTTGCATGATGTTAGCGGACAACCGATTCACAGCATACCGATAAACCGGAATAAAGCGATGGAGGTTTTGGCTTGGCTTGAAACCAATCAATATTATTATGAAGCCATGACCGACCGAGGCATTTACAGCCCGCAGAACGGTCATGAGCTGATGAGCATTGAAATGGATCGGGTGCTGAGCAGCAATCCGGATGCCACTTTACAATCCCTGCTGCATGCTTTGGAGAAACAATATGAACAGTACGGACTCGTTCGTATTTCCTCTTGCCGGCATATCCCGGAGGAAGCGGAGATTTACAATATCCTCGGCTTTTCCTTTCATGAGGAGAAGTTGGAAATCGGACGTCAGCGGTATATACAGGATCAGGAGCTCACGATGGTAGTGTCTGCCGACCACAATTTTGAAGTGGAGCATCCGCTTGCCTCAAAAGGCAACGCCTTGATGCAAATGGCCGAAAGGCATCAGATACCATTAAATGAAGTGATGGCTATTGGGGACAGCTATAACGATATTTCGATGTTCAAAGTTGCCGGAAGAAGTGTGGCCATGGGCAATGCTCATCAGCAGATCAAGGATGTGTGCCACATGGTTACGTTAAGCAATCAGCAGAATGGGGTCGCCCATGCTATACGTCAGGTGCTGGGACACTCGCTGAACGTATAA
- a CDS encoding DeoR/GlpR family DNA-binding transcription regulator — protein MYQEERLRAIIDYLQVHKRISIEDICSLFEVSRDTARRDLVKLEEQQAIIRTRGGALLPAPPFETIKNYNERLLSVSEEKKQIGRLAAGLVRPGERVILDSSTTVQACAESWTAADTFVITNSINQADVLSSKPQVSIHLLGGQLHKEHRFVYGISVAETLSRYRADKAFIGTGGIADGGLFAVYEEEGRIKERMMQQASQVIVLADHFKFGKSNYYRFGSWSDVDLLITDRLPDPELLKQLRQHGVEVLTIQDDEKKEEET, from the coding sequence ATGTACCAAGAAGAACGTTTGCGTGCGATTATTGATTATCTGCAGGTCCATAAACGCATATCCATTGAAGACATCTGCTCCCTCTTTGAGGTTTCCCGCGACACTGCTCGCCGGGATCTGGTTAAGCTCGAGGAACAGCAGGCCATCATCCGGACGCGCGGGGGCGCTCTGCTGCCGGCACCTCCTTTTGAGACGATCAAAAATTATAACGAAAGACTGCTGTCCGTTTCGGAAGAGAAAAAGCAGATCGGACGGCTCGCAGCCGGGCTGGTAAGGCCGGGAGAACGGGTTATCCTCGATTCCTCGACCACCGTTCAAGCCTGCGCGGAAAGCTGGACGGCCGCCGATACTTTTGTGATAACGAACTCCATCAACCAGGCAGACGTGCTGTCCTCCAAACCCCAAGTCTCCATTCACCTGCTGGGCGGACAGCTGCACAAAGAGCACCGTTTTGTTTACGGCATTTCCGTAGCCGAAACCCTGTCGCGATACAGGGCGGATAAAGCTTTTATCGGTACGGGAGGCATTGCGGACGGAGGCCTGTTCGCTGTGTATGAAGAAGAAGGCCGAATCAAAGAACGGATGATGCAGCAGGCGTCCCAGGTCATTGTGCTGGCTGATCATTTCAAGTTTGGCAAAAGCAATTATTATCGTTTCGGCAGCTGGTCCGACGTCGATCTGCTCATTACCGACCGGCTCCCCGATCCGGAACTTCTGAAGCAGCTTCGGCAGCATGGCGTCGAGGTGTTAACCATCCAGGATGACGAAAAAAAGGAGGAGGAAACATGA
- a CDS encoding Nramp family divalent metal transporter, with product MSDTYENETPPLKGWRSAPSQPSLTESHRSMHIPKSGSYLKKFLAFAGPGYLVAVGYMDPGNWATDIEGGSRFGYTLLAVILLSNLMAVLLQHLSGKLGIVTGRDLAQACRDHFSKPASVALWLLCELAIAACDLAEVIGSAIALNLLFGIPLLYGVLITAVDVLIILLLQNKGFRSLEIFVIVLIMTIGVCFGVDLFLAKPDMGGILRGYVPKAEIVTNPAMLYIAVGILGATVMPHNLYLHSSIVQTRQYEQTELGKRQAVKYMTWDSTIALTFALLINSAILIVSAATFHVNGMTSVADIGDAYHLLTPIVGTTLGSIMFAIALLASGQNSTLTGTLAGQIVMEGFVNLRLRPWLRRLITRMIAIIPAVIVTAMYGEGGIQDLLVFSQVVLSLQLPFAVVPLVKFTNDKTKMGKFVNKRWIAILAWFITAVIIALNVFLLVQTFIG from the coding sequence ACACTTACGAGAACGAAACGCCTCCTTTGAAAGGCTGGAGATCCGCACCCTCCCAGCCTTCTCTGACGGAATCGCACCGTTCCATGCATATTCCTAAATCCGGTTCTTATTTGAAAAAATTTCTCGCCTTCGCGGGGCCCGGTTATTTGGTCGCAGTCGGCTATATGGATCCGGGCAACTGGGCAACCGATATTGAAGGAGGGTCCAGATTCGGCTACACGCTGCTGGCTGTGATCCTGCTGTCCAACCTGATGGCCGTCCTGCTGCAGCATTTATCCGGCAAACTTGGCATTGTAACCGGACGTGATTTAGCCCAGGCCTGCCGGGACCATTTTTCGAAGCCGGCTTCGGTGGCGCTATGGCTGCTGTGCGAGTTGGCCATTGCCGCCTGCGACCTGGCCGAGGTCATCGGCTCGGCGATTGCGCTCAACCTGTTATTCGGAATCCCGCTTTTATACGGCGTACTGATCACTGCGGTTGACGTGCTGATTATTTTGCTGCTGCAGAATAAAGGCTTCAGGTCACTTGAAATTTTTGTGATTGTCCTGATCATGACGATCGGGGTTTGTTTTGGCGTGGACCTGTTCCTGGCCAAACCGGACATGGGCGGCATTTTGAGGGGATATGTACCCAAAGCCGAAATCGTGACCAATCCGGCTATGCTTTACATTGCAGTCGGTATTCTAGGGGCAACGGTGATGCCGCATAATCTGTATTTGCATTCCTCAATCGTTCAAACGAGACAATATGAGCAGACCGAGCTCGGCAAACGGCAAGCTGTCAAATACATGACCTGGGATTCCACGATCGCTTTAACCTTTGCCCTGCTGATCAATTCGGCCATTCTGATTGTTTCAGCCGCTACGTTCCATGTTAATGGAATGACCAGCGTCGCCGACATCGGCGATGCTTATCATCTGCTTACCCCCATCGTGGGAACCACGCTCGGCAGCATTATGTTTGCGATTGCGCTGCTGGCATCCGGTCAAAACTCTACGCTTACCGGAACCCTTGCCGGCCAGATTGTGATGGAAGGTTTCGTGAACCTTCGTCTGCGTCCCTGGCTGCGCCGCCTGATCACCCGCATGATCGCCATTATTCCCGCCGTAATCGTCACGGCGATGTATGGGGAAGGCGGGATTCAGGATCTGCTTGTCTTCAGTCAGGTCGTTCTGTCTTTGCAGCTGCCTTTTGCGGTTGTTCCGCTCGTGAAATTCACCAATGACAAAACGAAGATGGGCAAGTTTGTCAATAAACGCTGGATCGCGATTCTGGCCTGGTTCATCACAGCCGTGATCATCGCCCTTAATGTTTTCCTTCTGGTGCAGACTTTTATCGGCTAA